In Camelina sativa cultivar DH55 chromosome 13, Cs, whole genome shotgun sequence, the genomic window GAGTATTAATTTGTGTGCTACTGCTCCACTGTGACTATTTTTCCATCTTAATTAGATTTCTTTTAACTATCGATTgcatcaataaaattaaaatatggaTGAACAAGTTGAACACTTATCctgtataattaattttaattttaatttttttttggaaacctTTTCTCAACATTTTAAGTTGAAtggtttgaatatattttttcaaccCCTTCAATTCAAATGGTGAACAttagttgaatatttttttcaacctcTTCAATATTTTCGAAGGTGCAATATCTTCAATGCCCATTGTTTTCTCCCAAGCTTGTTCTCTATTTAATTTAAGGCATggttttttcttgttctctaTAAATTTATTCGACGCTAGCAATGTCATATCTTTGTTTAGGGTTGTTGTTGAATTGTGGGATTGGTTCTAGTTTGGGTTATGTTTAACTACTTAACAATTAATGAAACTTGGCTGAGTGAAAAGTATGCATGTATGCTGAGGTGGAGTGGTACGAAGTAGTTTGCCTTCTAAATGCAttgaaaactcaaaaaccaacGGAGTAACATTGTGTTTGGGTAACTAAGAAATATTTCTCCATGTAAACATAACCACTGGGAAGATATATTATGTATTCATTTTGGCTGCATCAACTATTGTTTCTTTGTAACATGGATACCATatggttaattatatataactcTCAACACCCTCGACTTGACCCTGAGCTAAAAGAATAATTAACCACAAGGTTGTGTTCTCATCGGAACAGACTTGAGTAGAACAATAATGtataactaggtaacaacccggaTATATAGTGCGgataaatcaattcaaataaaattattatttgagatttggtatttgtttgtgtaaaataaaatatgtaaataattctttttttgttttattcaaatttacgtttattttatataaaaatatgtttcacccgtgaaatatttgaaagtaaataataattttaacgcggtgaaaaaatttgtatgaaatttatttattaaaacatgaataattattaaatttttataagaaataaattttttgttttttaaagaagtataatatagtttcaaattaaatgactacaaatagtttaatttatttaatgaatttttatttaagtcTGTAATAGCAGAGATgtaattatgattaattaatagggtttatttgctaaaatgtgCTTCGAGCTCTCTGGCATCGACACATCAACATTCTTTCAAgagtgtttctctattaatatataggagatttttGGTAAGGTCAACTATGAATTTAAAATATCCataattaatatcaaaacaTTGAATctgtactaatttttttttcaacaaaaatatcagCTCATATGAGCCAATTTGacggaaaattgtttacaaacaaaataggCTGCGGAGAGGTACGCGCTTAGCGTCCCAGAGAGTCCACACTTACATTTGCGTTTCTTGAAATGAaggataaagagaaagaagaaaactcctccctaTCAATCTTGATCGCGTCGGGTACGTCTTGAAGGTCGGCCAGTCATGTGGAGAagaaaccatcttcaccaaatctgagcaATCTGTATAAAAAGCTATGTCCCGATAATCGTGCCCAATCATACACCGCATAGCCCAAACAAAAGCTTCGACTTCAGCGTGTAGGGGGAAAGACTTTGTCGGAAATTGGAGGCTCCCCTCGTAGGTAACAGATCTTGAAAGGATGAACACACCCATCCTGCACCGGCAAAGGAATCGCCAGCCTTCCAGGATCCATCGACGAAACACCGATAGCCTGTAAACAAAAAAGGAAGTTGACCCGGGAGGCCCCTTACCCGAGCCCTAGAGGCAATGGGTATGATGGAAGATTCCTCCTCCACATCTGACACCTGTTCCTGCAACCATGTAGCCGCTTCCCCAACCGCTACTCTAACAACATCCTCCGGTTTTTCTGTCTGGTTTTTGAAAAGACGTGCATTCCTcgctttccagatataccacataagccatGGAAAAGCCTCCACCTGAGAACCCGGATTAGATTTACCCAAAAATGGTCCATATTAGCGTACACCGAGTCGGTTGGGAAAGATACTGGGCCAACCGGTACCTGAGCTAAAGCCCAGGTCTGACGGGCAGGCGGGCACCGAAATATGGCATGATTGATGGTTTCCTCATCCATCCCACAACGAGCACAGCCCGAATCACAATCTATGCCCCGCTTCCTCAAATTTGCCGATACTGATATACAACCTGACAAAACTTGCAACATAAAATGCTGCAGTTTTGGTAGACAGGGCACCTTCCAAACAGCCGCCAGGAGAGGAGTAATATCTGGCCTGTATCGAATAACCTTACTGATCTGCTGTTTGACAGCACACTCCGTCTCATACCCATATTTGACAGTGTATTTCCCCGTTTTCGTAAAGTGCCAACCAATCGAATCTGCCATTGGAATGTTACCCAAAGGAATAACCCTAATCAGTGCAATATCTTCCGAATCAAAATGCGCTTGAAGCATATCCATACGCCATGAATTTGTTCCATGATCAattaaatgaaaactttttaaCTAAGGGTCCTGAATCTGTACTAATTTTCTTAAGCATTATCATTAATTAAAAGAATGATCATTAATCTCGCTGATTTTATTGCTTTGTTTTAGCCTATGTTCCCCCACACCCCTCNNNNNNNNNNNNNNNNNNNNNNNNNNNNNNNNNNNNNNNNNNNNNNNNNNNNNNNNNNNNNNNNNNNNNNNNNNNNNNNNNNNNNNNNNNNNNNNNNNNNNNNNNNNNNNNNNNNNNNNNNNNNNNNNNNNNNNNNNNNNNNNNNNNNNNNNNNNNNNNNNNNNNNNNNNNNNNNNNNNNNNNNNNNNNNNNNNNNNNNNNNNNNNNNNNNNNNNNNNNNNNNNNNNNNNNNNNNNNNNNNNNNNNNNNNNNNNNNNNNNNNNNNNNNNNNNNNNNNNNNNNNNNNNNNNNNNNNNNNNNNNNNNNNNNNNNNNNNNNNNNNNNNNNNNNNNNNNNNNNNNNNNNNNNNNNNNNNNNNNNNNNNNNNNNNNNNNNNNNNNNNNNNNNNNNNNNNNNNNNNNNNNNNNNNNNNNNNNNNNNNNNNNNNNNNNNNNNNNNNNNTATTACCGAgtgttacaaaagaaaaagaaaaatattttaaccattatatataaattatataactaataacacatgattttgataattattttaacataaatgattgaataacaaatgatttttgtttggatttttacGTTGTCTTAAAAAACTGAAAGGCAGGCAAAAATATCTTCTCTACAACATTGACATGTAAATCTGCGTAataatttgaaactttttactTATGGTATAATTTTTCAGTTTAGGTGCCATGTGTTTTCGCTGCACACTGATATGATAAAAACCAGTCATATTAGTTTTAGTTACTAAGAAAACAACATGATtggaaactaaattaaataacatCCTCAAAACTGAATAATATAATTCTACGTAGAGAATATTcctttaaatttgtgtgataaGTTCcttcatctatattaacatttttgaagtacattttggtttatgtccttttcgttttacttatttaattttttttactacattaacccctaaaacaattctataaataacattgcagagaaactcaaatactaaactttcttaaattgaccaacatttgttacatttattgccaaaaaatcttaacaacatctatacattatgatttttccaaaaacaactccacccattaaagttttaacccattaaatctccaaaactattttgaTGGATGCTACTATTTTGGAGTTGAAGTTTggttatttgtttctttgtgtattttattttatttctcataCATTACTAGATTTTCGTTCAATGGTTTTTGGTTCAAGTTGTCAGTAACAAGTTTGGTTTTggtcaactcttttttttgttattcaatcaattcAATACAATGATACAACTATTATTAGTGAATACTTTATTTATATGAAAGTGTTAAGTTATGCAATTAGTGGTATTAGACAGTAAATTAATATAGGGTtttttagaaatacaaataattaaaaatcccacaagtataaatttatatatacatttatatatagacATACATCAAATAACATTCTTATAGTTTccatgaataataatattatgttttatatatattggtgtATATTAACcgtttacaataataatatagagcATAATAACTCAATCTtactcacatatatatatacaaaattagaaCAGTGAAAATGTCacttacaaataaaaagaattgtggtgtaccacgggttaaaTCATGGAATTAACAATCAgatataattatatgatttcaaacactaaataaaacaaataaaattaacaaataaataaaacaaataaatcaaacttaaaaatatttttgtttttaagaagtTATCTCGCGATGTACCGCGTGTTAAAATCTAGTTGTGGTTATTTTTCCATctcaattagtttttttttaactatcaaTCGATTGCATCAATAAAATTGGGCTGAATATCATTTATCTCATTCATCATAAAAAAAGTTGAtgaacaagttgaacatttttcctgtataattaatttaattttgttttcaactttttttgttttgggatattttttctcaacttttttaGTTGAATGGATTagatagttttattttcaagatCTTCATTAAATAGcgaaaattggttgaataatttttttagccTCTTCAACATTTTCTACGGTGCAATATCTTCAATGCCCATTGTTTTCTCCCAAGCTTGCCCTCTATTTAATTTAAGACATCATTTATTTGTTCTCTATGAATTTATTGGACAATAGCGATGTCATATCTTTCTTTATGGTTGTTGTTGAATTGTGGGGTTGGTTCTAGTTTGGGCTATGTTTAACTacttaaaaattaatgaaacttgGCTTAGtgataatgtataatttttggTATGGTCAACTATGAAtttaaaatacttaaaaatatCCATAATTAGTATCAAAACATTGAAgctactaatttttttaaagcatAGAAGTATCATTAATTAAAAGAATGGTCATTAATCTCGCTGAATTTATTGCATTAGTTTTAGCCTCTGTCCCCTCCCCCCNttttttcaacttcttcaatatCTGCTGTGCAATATCTTCAATGCCCATTATTTTCTCCCAAACTTGCTCTCTATTTAGTTTAagacatcattttttttgttctctatgAATTTATTCGACGCTAGCGATGTCATATCTTTGTTTATGGTTGTTGTTGAATTGTGGGGTTGGTTCTAGTTTGGGCTATGTTTAACTACTTAACAATTAATGAAAACTGGCTTAGtgataatgtataatttttggTATGGTCAACTATGAATTTACAATATCCATAACTAGTATCAAAACATTGAAgctactaatttttttttaagcataGAAGTATCATTAATTAAAAGAATGGTCATTAATCTCGCTGATTTTATTGCATTAGTTTTTGCCTTTGTTCCCCCCCCACCCTAATTTAATAGATTAATGGCTATATTTGGAGtgcatttacatatatttattacgGAGTgttacaaaggaaaaaaaacaataggaTTTTAACCtataacacatgattttgatattttaaaatcaatgattgagtaacaaatgatatttgttttgattttcaaatctaTTAAACTCCATGAGCCAATAACTTCCCCTTAGTgtgaaaacattttaaaattttttgttaaatttaaagaCAATctcattttaaaactttttttttgttgcaatctcattttaaaactatttatcaaaaattagttaaaaaaaacttgaagtGTTAGATTTGAACTACGTATAAACATTTTGAACTTAGACACCAAGCTTACAAACCAGTAAGATGAGATAAGATGTTAAGTCCATTGATTTTAacgtatttaaaatttaatacttaagttttgaaaatattttttctattaaatttaaagattaaaaatgattaaattagtTGAAAATATTCAATAGTATTACAACTACTTGTTTTTGTAATctgttttaaatatgtttttatgtaatgtttgtttaaacttttataaaatgcaataatttttaagttttgtaaataattttaaatatttatacaaaatgaattttatttctaaaattataattttcaaaataatttttttttaagtttaaggATCTAAAATTATGATCTACCACTTGAGGcatataattttactttttctttaaaaaaattttaaccaaacaattttaaaaaattaatattaaaatatttctaacCCCACTTAAGCATCATTTGTTATCTTTcccattggagatgctctagcAATTTATTTGATGTACGCTTTGCTGTGTAATTTGGCTCTTTTAATTAGAGAGAGGTTACTGAAGATGAGAAGGGAAAGAGAGTTTTGTTAACGCAAATACTTGACAGTTTATGATATAACACAAATACGAAAAGAATGACTCCTTTTAAGTGGATTATACAAGAAAGTAAGTTATTTAAGAACTAATAAGAGCATAGCATACATATATGATTCAATTGACGGGAAGAAGTTCCCCTTGTGGCAGCAGGCTGCTGTCACTTCTCATCATTGTGCGGAACTCATCAAAGTTTATTCTTCCATCCTGTAAGTAACACAGAGTTGCATGTTCATCAGTTACAAggttacaaaacacaaaaaacaggtctaatgttttatgtttgatGTATTGGATTGGATTGGACAAACTTACATTATCGGTATCGACTTCGGTTATGATTTCTTTGATACTTCCTTCATCTTTTACACCATACTCCTTCATCGCCATCTCCAACTCTTCCTTCGTTATGTGCCTTTTGTTTAGACAAACCATTTCACATTTTAGTTTAAACTTTATTGTTCGATCTGTTTCTACATAGATTCTTGTTTCTATTGGCATCTGATAAGCAAAAGCGGAAAGAAACTTACCCGTCGTTGTCTTTGTCAAAGTGTTGAAATAATTTGTACAAATGATCATCTCTATCCAGTTTATATCTATGCATCGTTGCAGAGATAAACTCGTCTATGTCGATTGTTCCATTACCATCCACATCAGCCTGAaatgattttctctttcttttggatAAAAGAGGcatgatgatataatatagaGTTAAAAGACATGATGATAACTCACGGCTTTCATGAGTTCCTCCACTTCGGATTTAGTGAGTTTAGATCCAAGTCTGGTCAGACCTGTTTTGAGTTCTTGAAGAGTAATTGTACCACTTTTATCGGTATCTATGTTGGTGAACAGTGTCTTAAGTCCTTTGATTTCCTCTTCTGATAGATTTGCTGCACTAACCTGCAAATCATAATTGATGCTTCATACACAATTATAGGAAGAAAGATCATTTGCAAGGATATGAGATGTAACATTAATTAGAAAGAACCGGGACACTCTTTACCTTTAGAGCTACCTTCTTAAACTTGTTCATATGTCGAAACTCCTTCAAACGGGATAAAACAACACCATCAATAGGCTTATCTGAAGCTTCTCCGTCTTTCATCCATGGATGTTCTATATTCAAAAAACAAGGATAGTAGTAAAGCATTATAGACAGATCACAACGAAGACTTCAAGATTCACATAGTGTCCTTCTAACGCCTAAACAATGGAATGTCTTTTGGGGAAACATAGTGAGCACAATTCTGGAGTCCTGAAGCTTCTTATGGAACTCACCTAAATCCCACCcaataaacacaaaacaaccaTGGATTCATCTGCTTTCCAATTTGATTGCTTTAGATAGAACATTTGTGTTGGCTTTAGAACTATctagaaaagagaaataaaggAACTTACCAAGAACATCTGCAGCAGAGAATCGCTCCTTGGGGTTTTTCGTAAGCATCTTTTTGACAAGATGCTGTGCCTTCACAGATATTGAAGGCCATGGTTTGCTCTTATAATCAATCTGGTCTCTCAATACCTCTTTGAGCAGCTCTTCCTCAGTTTCTAAGATGTATACACAACATATATAAACCTATAAATTACAGATCAAACactaagaaagaaacaaatcctGTAGCTTTAAGTTCTTACCGGCCTCATAGGGAGGTTTGCCACAGAGCAGGATGTACAGAATAATCCCTGCACTCCAAATGTCAGCTTCTTTCCCATATTTTCCCTTTAATACTTCAGGAGCAACGTAGTAAGCACTCCCAACACGATTCTGGTATACTTCTcctgtttttgttggttttagaAACAAATGCATCAAATCaaccatatgaaaaaaaaaacaaccaaactaACTAATATGGACTACCCTGAAAACAATCTGTTAAATAAAAGACAATGAGTCATCAAATCCGAATCTCTATCCATTCAAACAAAAGTAACCAAATTTTTTCATGACAGAAGCAACCAAACGCAGATTCTGATACTAAAGAGACTTGTGAAAGACAAATATCATAGACACAAAACAGTAACATAATCCAAAACTATCAAACTCCTAAGATAATTATATCAAAGACAACTTCTAGCCTCAGTTTTGAGTCCCAATCTCTCTATGCATAGGAACAAAAGTCACTAAATTTTGCACATGACTAAAGGCCTAAAAGCAAATAGACACAAACTAACATACTCGTTAAAGACAGAACACACTCAAAGAATCTCTAACCTCAAAGATCAACCTCTAGCCTTAGTTTTGATAAAACATAAACCCAATTCTATAATACTAAAGAACAACCTCTAAACTAAGTTTATGAGTCCCAATCTCTATACAAAGGAACAAAAGTCACCACATTTTGCACATGACTAAAGCAAACAGGCACAAACTAACATAATCGGATCTAAAACCTATCAAACACACACTCAAAGAAAGGAATATATCTCGGAGCTCACCTTCTTCGATAAAGACAGAGCAGCCAAAGTCAATAGCTTTGAGCACAGCATCCTCACCATTACTCGAAAGCAAGAAATTCTCAGGCTTTAAATCACGATGCATCACACCCATGAAATGGCAATTCTTAACAACATTCACAATAGGCCTAATGATCTCAACAGCATCTTTCTCAGAGTAAAACTTGCCAGCATCAGACAAAGCTTCGATCTTTTTAaacaactcaccaccaccacaaaaCTCCATAACGATATGTACAGCATTTTTATCCTCGTAAGCGCATTTGAACTCGACGATGTTTGGTTGACCAGACAAAT contains:
- the LOC104737316 gene encoding calcium-dependent protein kinase 31-like, with amino-acid sequence MGCFISKDPKKPSKKTILEKPFMDIRKLYILGEKLGEGQFGITRKCVERSTDTTYACKTILKKNLKKEEDEQAVKREIRIMKHLSGQPNIVEFKCAYEDKNAVHIVMEFCGGGELFKKIEALSDAGKFYSEKDAVEIIRPIVNVVKNCHFMGVMHRDLKPENFLLSSNGEDAVLKAIDFGCSVFIEEGEVYQNRVGSAYYVAPEVLKGKYGKEADIWSAGIILYILLCGKPPYEAETEEELLKEVLRDQIDYKSKPWPSISVKAQHLVKKMLTKNPKERFSAADVLEHPWMKDGEASDKPIDGVVLSRLKEFRHMNKFKKVALKVSAANLSEEEIKGLKTLFTNIDTDKSGTITLQELKTGLTRLGSKLTKSEVEELMKAADVDGNGTIDIDEFISATMHRYKLDRDDHLYKLFQHFDKDNDGHITKEELEMAMKEYGVKDEGSIKEIITEVDTDNDGRINFDEFRTMMRSDSSLLPQGELLPVN